Proteins encoded within one genomic window of Microbacterium sp. LKL04:
- a CDS encoding adenylyltransferase/cytidyltransferase family protein translates to MTVRIGYAAGAFDLFHVGHLNILRHAREHCDMLVAGVVSDEMLHEVKGVDPFIPTAERADIVRGIRFVDHVHIERVPDKLAVWREVGFTHFFKGDDWRGTEKGNRLEREFAEVGVEVVYFPYTAHTSSTQLRRALEVASAETLFDRELRSESA, encoded by the coding sequence ATGACTGTGCGTATCGGTTACGCCGCGGGGGCGTTCGACCTGTTCCACGTGGGACATCTGAACATCCTTCGCCACGCGAGGGAGCACTGCGACATGCTCGTCGCCGGTGTGGTCAGCGACGAGATGCTGCACGAGGTGAAGGGCGTCGACCCGTTCATCCCGACGGCGGAGCGAGCCGACATCGTGCGCGGCATCCGCTTCGTGGATCACGTCCACATCGAACGCGTGCCCGACAAGCTGGCAGTGTGGCGCGAGGTCGGTTTCACGCACTTCTTCAAGGGCGACGACTGGCGCGGCACCGAGAAGGGCAACCGCCTCGAACGCGAGTTCGCCGAGGTCGGGGTCGAGGTCGTGTACTTCCCATACACAGCGCACACCTCCAGCACCCAGTTGCGTCGTGCGCTCGAGGTCGCCTCGGCCGAGACGCTGTTCGACCGCGAGCTGCGTTCCGAGTCGGCGTGA
- a CDS encoding glycosyltransferase family 2 protein, whose protein sequence is MSASKRILIAVPSYRRPDRLARLLITLADQREDVAPLSADVIVIDNDPGGSAAGPAQAASVHYRLEPRPGLAAVRNTALDEAISRGVDALVFIDDDEVPAPGWLQALISPWAAGTADLVSGRVESEFDVPPDEWIVAGGFFRRVRFADGERMPAAPTNNLLIDVSTLRTTGIRFDEDFGRSGGEDIHFTSALTRAGVRIAAAPRAVVTDHVPADRATPSWVLRRAFRVGTTTARSDIGLTYGAVRTLRRRARWLAVGLARALAGTGRWFLGVATRSTVHRARGARLAARGIGMAAGGAGFRYLEYRPRTGS, encoded by the coding sequence GTGAGTGCGTCGAAGCGGATCCTGATCGCGGTGCCGTCGTACCGCCGGCCCGACCGCCTCGCCCGGCTGCTGATCACCCTCGCCGACCAGCGCGAGGACGTCGCGCCCCTGAGCGCGGACGTCATCGTGATCGACAACGATCCGGGAGGAAGCGCCGCAGGACCGGCTCAGGCAGCATCGGTGCACTACCGGCTCGAGCCGCGTCCCGGTCTCGCCGCGGTGCGGAACACCGCGCTCGACGAAGCCATCTCCAGAGGCGTCGACGCCCTCGTCTTCATCGACGACGACGAGGTCCCCGCCCCCGGATGGCTGCAGGCCCTGATATCGCCCTGGGCTGCGGGGACGGCGGATCTGGTCTCGGGCCGCGTCGAGTCGGAGTTCGACGTCCCGCCCGACGAGTGGATCGTGGCGGGCGGGTTCTTCCGTCGTGTCCGATTCGCGGACGGAGAGCGGATGCCGGCGGCCCCGACCAACAATCTCCTGATCGACGTGTCCACGCTCCGCACCACGGGCATCCGCTTCGACGAGGACTTCGGACGCTCCGGTGGCGAGGACATCCACTTCACGTCCGCCCTCACCCGAGCCGGTGTGCGGATCGCGGCCGCGCCGCGTGCCGTGGTGACCGATCACGTACCGGCGGACCGGGCGACCCCGTCCTGGGTCCTCCGGCGCGCGTTCCGCGTCGGCACGACGACCGCCCGCAGCGACATCGGGCTCACCTACGGCGCCGTACGCACTCTCCGACGCCGCGCCCGCTGGCTGGCCGTCGGGCTGGCGCGCGCGCTGGCCGGTACCGGCCGGTGGTTCCTGGGCGTCGCGACGCGTTCGACGGTGCACCGGGCCCGCGGCGCGCGACTCGCGGCCCGTGGGATCGGTATGGCTGCCGGCGGCGCCGGGTTCCGCTACCTCGAGTACCGACCCCGCACCGGATCGTGA
- a CDS encoding glycosyltransferase, translated as MPTGDRLRVMQSFGAPRPTSNPYVHMLDAALNSEPGHEHLRFDRRSALLGRYDVLHFHWPETLFGGATPAKRVARRLFATVLVARLRLTRVAIVRTLHNVELPDVDSRWERFLLRWIDRHADFHIRLNDSTPVRPGIPSAVIPHGHYRDWFARVETVPAAPRSLGFVGLVRRYKGVEALIERFRETASRLGDWTLRVSGNPSTPQLAAELRELASPDDRISVDLRYLSEEDFARAVMSASGIVLPYRFMHNSGTALAALSLDRPVLVPRNEVNEALALEVGDGWVTMFDGDLTADALSAFAEATNAIPATVPDLDDRGWSLVGARHREAYVGAIRSRRGEA; from the coding sequence ATGCCGACCGGTGACCGCCTGCGCGTGATGCAATCCTTCGGGGCGCCGCGACCCACGTCCAATCCTTACGTCCACATGCTGGATGCCGCGCTGAACTCCGAACCCGGACACGAGCACCTGCGCTTCGACCGCCGGAGCGCGTTGCTCGGCCGGTACGACGTCCTGCATTTCCACTGGCCGGAGACGCTTTTCGGTGGAGCGACCCCGGCCAAGCGCGTCGCCCGTCGGCTGTTCGCCACCGTGCTCGTCGCGCGACTGCGACTCACCCGCGTCGCGATCGTCCGGACGCTCCACAACGTCGAGCTCCCCGACGTGGACTCGCGGTGGGAACGGTTCCTGTTGCGGTGGATCGACCGCCACGCCGACTTTCACATCCGCCTGAACGATTCCACGCCGGTGCGCCCCGGCATCCCGTCGGCCGTCATCCCGCACGGCCACTACCGCGACTGGTTCGCCCGCGTCGAGACCGTTCCGGCGGCACCGCGCTCTCTCGGCTTCGTCGGTCTCGTGCGCCGCTACAAGGGCGTCGAAGCGCTCATCGAGCGTTTCCGGGAGACCGCCTCCCGTCTCGGGGACTGGACGCTCCGGGTCTCGGGAAATCCCTCGACGCCGCAGCTCGCCGCGGAGCTCCGGGAGCTCGCCTCACCTGACGACCGCATTTCCGTCGATCTCCGATACCTGTCGGAGGAGGACTTCGCCCGCGCCGTCATGTCCGCATCGGGGATCGTGCTGCCGTATCGGTTCATGCACAACTCCGGCACGGCGCTCGCGGCGCTCTCGCTCGATCGCCCCGTCCTCGTGCCCCGCAACGAGGTGAACGAGGCGCTGGCCCTCGAGGTCGGCGACGGGTGGGTGACGATGTTCGACGGCGACCTCACGGCCGACGCCCTGTCGGCGTTCGCCGAAGCGACGAACGCCATTCCTGCGACGGTCCCGGATCTGGACGACCGCGGATGGTCGCTCGTCGGCGCCCGCCACCGCGAGGCGTACGTCGGGGCGATCCGGTCGCGGCGGGGCGAAGCGTGA